The Oreochromis niloticus isolate F11D_XX linkage group LG15, O_niloticus_UMD_NMBU, whole genome shotgun sequence genome includes a region encoding these proteins:
- the cipcb gene encoding CLOCK-interacting pacemaker, translating into MTTKRKAENHTRAGNLPVIMKRGGSQADSERDSGFSDASSEHMSTMDTTDSEDSPHPVVQQGPRTTGSGTHPPGLAVVGGLSPMIIMNNVLLKQPGENPPALKPWGFSPTVEVVQPVVQQPQVVFIQPVVSRQASSGTKEANSKHRRPKKYLPILKSYPKIAPHPGDSSSSSGRGTAPSTYSSSSSSGSEKCSTLTSITREHCQREKPQRSLCNSAGNSGPTTPSLPATPTTMSPLLQSRLCLSTGETNTTPARERPSSAVSQADCTTLLSFSHATGSKNRTLSVSPAVVSLSEGNDSDGDADTRRKRFCNTYNILSKSGLLDITLRTKELLKQNQRTQNDIDRLKKQTDLFLQALRSGDTRICVKLQATLLEEDRENEKERSVQSSLKAD; encoded by the exons ATGACCACAAAGAGGAAGGCAGAGAATCACACCAGGGCAGGAAACCTTCCTGTCATCATGAAGCGTGGAGGCTCCCAAGCTGATTCAGAGAGAGACTCTGGGTTTTCAG ATGCGAGCTCAGAGCACATGAGCACGATGGACACCACAGATTCTGAGGATTCACCACACCCTGTTGTACAGCAGGGACCACGGACCACTGGCTCAGGGACCCACCCTCCTGGACTTGCAGTGGTGGGTGGGCTATCTCCCATGATCATCATGAACAATGTCCTGCTCAAGCAG CCTGGAGAGAATCCTCCTGCTCTGAAGCCCTGGGGGTTTAGTCCCACTGTGGAGGTGGTTCAGCCTGTGGTCCAGCAGCCTCAGGTGGTCTTTATCCAGCCTGTGGTTTCTCGTCAAGCTTCCTCAGGCACCAAAGAGGCCAACTCTAAACACAGACGCCCTAAGAAGTATCTTCCAATCCTAAAATCCTACCCAAAGATTGCCCCACATCCCGGGGACAGCTCTAGCTCCTCAGGAAGAGGAACTGCCCCCTCAACttactcctcctcttcttcttcaggGTCAGAGAAATGTAGTACTTTGACCTCCATCACTCGGGAACACTGTCAGCGAGAGAAACCACAGAGAAGTTTATGTAATAGTGCCGGTAACTCTGGCCCAACCACTCCTAGTCTTCCTGCAACCCCCACCACAATGTCTCCTCTGCTCCAGAGCAGATTATGTCTCTCAACAGGAGAAACCAACACCACTCCTGCGAGGGAGAGGCCTTCATCAGCTGTCAGCCAGGCAGACTGTACGActttgctgtctttcagtcaTGCTACTGGATCCAAAAACCGCACACTCTCTGTTTCCCCGGCGGTCGTCTCACTGAGTGAAGGTAACGACAGTGACGGTGATGCTGACACAAGAAGGAAGCGCTTCTGCAACACTTACAACATCCTGAGCAAATCTGGCCTGTTAGACATCACACTCCGTACCAAGGAGCTCCTCAAGCAGAACCAGCGCACCCAGAACGACATAGAccggctgaaaaaacaaacagacctCTTTCTTCAGGCTCTGCGGAGTGGAGACACCCGCATCTGTGTTAAACTGCAGGCCACTCTTTTGGAAGAAGACAGAGAGAATGAGAAAGAGCGATCTGTTCAGTCCAGTTTAAAAGCAGATTAG